One genomic window of Struthio camelus isolate bStrCam1 chromosome 1, bStrCam1.hap1, whole genome shotgun sequence includes the following:
- the RPL18A gene encoding large ribosomal subunit protein eL20, translated as MKASGTLREYKVVGRCLPTPKCRTPPLYRMRIFAPNHVVAKSRFWYFVSQLKKMKKSSGEIVYCGQVYEKSPLRVKNFGIWLRYDSRSGTHNMYREYRDLTTAGAVTQCYRDMGARHRARAHSIQIMKVEEIAASKCRRPAVKQFHDSKIKFPLPHRVLRRQHKPRFTTKRPNTFF; from the exons ATGAAGGCGTCGGGCACC CTGCGGGAGTACAAGGTGGTCGGGCGCTGCCTGCCCACGCCGAAATGCCGGACTCCGCCTCTCTACCGGATGCGGATCTTCGCCCCCAACCATGTTGTCGCCAAATCCCGGTTCTGGTATTTCGTTTCCCAgctgaagaagatgaagaagtCTTCTGGAGAGATTGTGTACTGTGGCCAG GTATATGAGAAGTCCCCTCTGCGGGTAAAAAACTTTGGTATTTGGCTACGCTATGATTCTCGTAGTGGAACTCACAACATGTACAGGGAGTACAGGGATTTGACCACAGCTGGTGCTGTCACTCAGTGCT ATCGTGATATGGGAGCCCGTCATCGTGCCCGTGCTCACTCTATTCAGATCATGAAAGTTGAGGAAATTGCTGCTAGCAAGTGCCGTAGACCAGCAGTCAAGCAGTTCCAT GACTCTAAAATCAAGTTCCCTCTGCCACACAGAGTTCTGCGTCGCCAGCACAAACCACGTTTCACCACCAAGAGACCAAATACattcttttaa
- the KICS2 gene encoding KICSTOR subunit 2 isoform X2 encodes MGESIPLGAPVPVEQAVLETFFSHLGIFSYDKAKDNVEKEREANKSAGASWLALLAGLAHLAAAEKAYHSMTFLGQKLGGQSFFSRKDSIRTIYTSLHNELKKLCFFVQARMEIADFYEKMYTLSTQKFINSEELVNILESILKKYSSRFHHPILSPLESSFQLEVDVLAHLLKAQAQISEWKFLPSLVNLHSAHTKLQTWGQIFEKQRETKKHLFGGQSQKAVQPPHLFLWLMKLKNILLAKFSFYFHEALSRQTTASEMKTLTAKTNPDYFGKISSFIRKYDAVNVSLIFDNRGSESFQGHGYHHPHSYREAPKGVDQYPAVVSLPSDRPVMHWPNVIMIMTDRTSDLNSLEKVVHFYDDKVQSTYFLTRPEPHFTIVVIFESKKSERDSHFISFLNEISHSLKNSKAFASLKPGSKG; translated from the exons atGGGGGAGTCGATCCCGCTGGGCGCGCCGGTGCCGGTGGAgcaggctgtgctggagaccTTCTTCTCCCACCTGGGCATCTTCTCGTACGACAAGGCCAAGGACAACGTGGAGAAGGAGCGCGAAGCCAACAAGAGCGCGGGTGCCAGCTGGCTCGCCCTGCTGGCGGGGCTGGCGCACCTGGCCGCCGCCGAGAAGGCCTACCACAGCATGACCTTCCTGGGCCAGAAGCTAG GTGGTCAGTCATTCTTCAGCCGAAAGGACTCCATCCGAACCATCTACACATCTCTGCATAATGAGCTGAAGAAG CTCTGTTTTTTTGTTCAGGCTCGGATGGAAATTGCTGACTTCTATGAAAAAATGTACACGCTCAGCACCCAAAAGTTCATTAACTCTGAGGAACTGGTAAACATTTTGGAATCCATCTTAAAGAAATACAGCTCAAG ATTTCATCACCCAATCCTCAGTCCTCTTGAAAGCAGTTTCCAACTGGAAGTAGATGTGCTTGCACATCTCTTAAAGGCTCAGGCTCAGATCTCAGAGTGGAAGTTCCTTCCATCCCTGGTCAACTTGCACAGTGCTCACACAAAACTACAGACTTGGGGCCAAATTTTTGAGAAACAGCGAGAGACCAAGAAGCATCTGTTTGGAGGGCAGTCTCAGAAGGCTGTACAACCTCCACACCTCTTCCTCTGGTTGATGAAACTCAAAAACATTCTCCTTGCCAAGTTTAGCTTTTACTTTCACGAGGCCCTCAGTCGACAAACAACAGCATCTGAAATGAAAACTTTGACTGCTAAAACAAATCCTGATTACTTTGGGAAAATTTCCAGTTTTATCCGGAAATACGATGCTGTCAATGTTTCCCTAATCTTTGACAATCGTGGATCAGAGAGTTTTCAGGGACATGGTTATCATCATCCTCATTCTTACAGGGAAGCCCCCAAAGGAGTGGATCAATACCCTGCAGTGGTGTCTCTGCCCAGTGACAGGCCTGTTATGCACTGGCCCAATGTAATCATGATTATGACTGATAGAACCTCTGACCTCAACAGTTTGGAGAAGGTGGTTCACTTCTATGATGACAAAGTCCAAAGCACATACTTTCTGACTCGTCCTGAACCTCATTTTACCATTGTAGTTATTTTTGAGTCCAAGAAGTCAGAGAGGGactctcattttatttcttttctcaatgAAATCTCTCATTCCCTAAAGAACTCCAAAGCTTTTGCAAGTTTGAAGCCTGGATCCAAAGGGTAA
- the KICS2 gene encoding KICSTOR subunit 2 isoform X1 — protein sequence MGESIPLGAPVPVEQAVLETFFSHLGIFSYDKAKDNVEKEREANKSAGASWLALLAGLAHLAAAEKAYHSMTFLGQKLGGQSFFSRKDSIRTIYTSLHNELKKVVATGRNALGGTAPHLEELLSHLSEQLCFFVQARMEIADFYEKMYTLSTQKFINSEELVNILESILKKYSSRFHHPILSPLESSFQLEVDVLAHLLKAQAQISEWKFLPSLVNLHSAHTKLQTWGQIFEKQRETKKHLFGGQSQKAVQPPHLFLWLMKLKNILLAKFSFYFHEALSRQTTASEMKTLTAKTNPDYFGKISSFIRKYDAVNVSLIFDNRGSESFQGHGYHHPHSYREAPKGVDQYPAVVSLPSDRPVMHWPNVIMIMTDRTSDLNSLEKVVHFYDDKVQSTYFLTRPEPHFTIVVIFESKKSERDSHFISFLNEISHSLKNSKAFASLKPGSKG from the exons atGGGGGAGTCGATCCCGCTGGGCGCGCCGGTGCCGGTGGAgcaggctgtgctggagaccTTCTTCTCCCACCTGGGCATCTTCTCGTACGACAAGGCCAAGGACAACGTGGAGAAGGAGCGCGAAGCCAACAAGAGCGCGGGTGCCAGCTGGCTCGCCCTGCTGGCGGGGCTGGCGCACCTGGCCGCCGCCGAGAAGGCCTACCACAGCATGACCTTCCTGGGCCAGAAGCTAG GTGGTCAGTCATTCTTCAGCCGAAAGGACTCCATCCGAACCATCTACACATCTCTGCATAATGAGCTGAAGAAGGTGGTGGCGACGGGTCGCAATGCACTAGGAGGAACAGCTCCTCACTTGGAAGAGCTGCTTTCTCACCTGTCTGAACAGCTCTGTTTTTTTGTTCAGGCTCGGATGGAAATTGCTGACTTCTATGAAAAAATGTACACGCTCAGCACCCAAAAGTTCATTAACTCTGAGGAACTGGTAAACATTTTGGAATCCATCTTAAAGAAATACAGCTCAAG ATTTCATCACCCAATCCTCAGTCCTCTTGAAAGCAGTTTCCAACTGGAAGTAGATGTGCTTGCACATCTCTTAAAGGCTCAGGCTCAGATCTCAGAGTGGAAGTTCCTTCCATCCCTGGTCAACTTGCACAGTGCTCACACAAAACTACAGACTTGGGGCCAAATTTTTGAGAAACAGCGAGAGACCAAGAAGCATCTGTTTGGAGGGCAGTCTCAGAAGGCTGTACAACCTCCACACCTCTTCCTCTGGTTGATGAAACTCAAAAACATTCTCCTTGCCAAGTTTAGCTTTTACTTTCACGAGGCCCTCAGTCGACAAACAACAGCATCTGAAATGAAAACTTTGACTGCTAAAACAAATCCTGATTACTTTGGGAAAATTTCCAGTTTTATCCGGAAATACGATGCTGTCAATGTTTCCCTAATCTTTGACAATCGTGGATCAGAGAGTTTTCAGGGACATGGTTATCATCATCCTCATTCTTACAGGGAAGCCCCCAAAGGAGTGGATCAATACCCTGCAGTGGTGTCTCTGCCCAGTGACAGGCCTGTTATGCACTGGCCCAATGTAATCATGATTATGACTGATAGAACCTCTGACCTCAACAGTTTGGAGAAGGTGGTTCACTTCTATGATGACAAAGTCCAAAGCACATACTTTCTGACTCGTCCTGAACCTCATTTTACCATTGTAGTTATTTTTGAGTCCAAGAAGTCAGAGAGGGactctcattttatttcttttctcaatgAAATCTCTCATTCCCTAAAGAACTCCAAAGCTTTTGCAAGTTTGAAGCCTGGATCCAAAGGGTAA